From a single Bacillus gobiensis genomic region:
- a CDS encoding SMI1/KNR4 family protein, with translation MKNDILVFIQTGKPGVTDEDIKSAEEKLGAVFPEVYKEFYKLVNQAEIGEWILFPIKDPNHLRKSWDDIVRQNLEVRDENMPEDLIAIGDDGNGDKLCFQVINGKMSEKIYLWDHETNEIEEYAPNLIEFVKLESEAEEG, from the coding sequence ATGAAGAACGATATTTTAGTTTTCATTCAAACAGGCAAACCAGGGGTTACAGATGAGGACATTAAGTCTGCAGAAGAAAAATTAGGAGCTGTTTTTCCCGAAGTTTATAAAGAATTTTATAAATTAGTTAATCAAGCTGAAATAGGTGAATGGATTCTCTTTCCTATTAAAGATCCAAATCATCTCAGGAAGAGCTGGGATGATATTGTAAGGCAAAATCTAGAAGTAAGAGATGAAAATATGCCCGAAGATCTGATTGCAATCGGGGATGACGGCAATGGAGATAAACTATGCTTTCAAGTCATTAATGGAAAAATGAGTGAAAAGATTTATCTATGGGATCACGAGACAAATGAAATTGAGGAATACGCACCTAATTTAATAGAATTTGTTAAATTGGAATCGGAAGCCGAGGAAGGATAA